The proteins below are encoded in one region of Corynebacterium felinum:
- a CDS encoding DUF5979 domain-containing protein → MGSSDPCIRSGARGVLAALCGRGALALVVALSLMLSGIIVVSVAPVAAAAECKGGDWSNLKWVDSSAIEGDAFVKKGGIANLTFDWKTKPGTQTADILEFVLPDELESATGGTFPLIDASRNLVVAQATWEGKKLVIKMGDFVDSKFNAGGTANVAVRWDRNHVQGGFDGAMQFGGCGTGSLKGQYGIDGPGGTSHDTIKQGQYTGFRMSAGGYESTWQIGISGNTNGGRAFTVVDEVPAGSTFVCDADQNDGQSPVMIYTLIDGRQNAHVIYDRDGHPSGGEYGVKNLPAGTVAPGPNFHVTCTDKKVTASFPRGVYANSSPTLQLRTVSKTRPEPGSIIKNVAVVNGKEYEGDAAVPYQGGEGYGENGGFTVLKTALGVGPDHEFTFRYECTPKPGVDAKPAKGTFTLKSTKDFHLGMLDKGLVCDVTEDVKVIDGVSPVTTWKLNGKPVDRVSFETRAGTEASVQVAATNFYQKPPAPPKLGTFAIKKVLKGSESESFKDTQFSFDYNCESPRGIITKGNTSVTGAGTVTVDKVPLGSTCTVVEKDVAKKEGVTWAHTVAPEEGVMVIDGVVNAITVTNTFERTPEPEPELGKFSIKKVLAGGVAERYGETDFVFDYTCVDTAGKSTKNTTTITGQGEKVIDNIPVGSTCTVVEKDVPAEEGITWTHTVEPTAGVRIDKDAHPVVTVTNTFERTPEPEPELGTFTVRKHIDGNLGHEYKDQKFDFSYTCGEKNGAFSITGAGTYTVENIPLGVTCTVEEDAVETGHEANWSHTVEPAAGVRIEKDANPTVVVTNTFSGDAAVMPKEPEFDWRWVYVLVPIIAIGIGWVVKNFTPKPRGEWAATSSKPPAPRPEDKAKVATVAKNAEVKAAEPKLANTGVSVRGVMLLALMSIIAALAVLIVARRRAL, encoded by the coding sequence ATGGGTTCTAGTGATCCTTGCATACGCAGTGGTGCCCGTGGTGTGCTCGCTGCCTTGTGTGGCCGTGGTGCTCTGGCACTTGTTGTTGCTTTGTCTTTGATGCTCAGCGGCATCATTGTTGTTTCCGTCGCACCAGTTGCTGCCGCAGCGGAGTGTAAGGGTGGTGATTGGTCGAACCTGAAGTGGGTGGATTCCAGCGCTATTGAAGGCGATGCTTTCGTGAAAAAGGGAGGCATTGCCAACCTTACGTTCGATTGGAAGACCAAGCCTGGTACTCAAACGGCCGATATTCTCGAGTTCGTTCTTCCCGATGAACTCGAAAGCGCTACTGGTGGTACGTTCCCACTGATAGATGCAAGCCGTAACCTTGTTGTTGCTCAGGCAACGTGGGAGGGCAAGAAGCTCGTCATCAAAATGGGTGACTTCGTGGACTCCAAGTTCAATGCAGGCGGTACCGCTAATGTTGCAGTTCGTTGGGATCGTAACCACGTGCAAGGTGGCTTTGACGGCGCAATGCAGTTCGGCGGCTGTGGCACTGGCTCGTTGAAGGGCCAGTACGGGATTGATGGCCCAGGTGGCACCTCGCACGACACCATCAAGCAGGGGCAGTACACAGGCTTCCGTATGAGTGCTGGCGGCTACGAAAGCACCTGGCAGATCGGTATTTCCGGTAACACTAATGGTGGTCGGGCGTTTACCGTAGTGGATGAGGTGCCTGCTGGATCGACATTCGTGTGCGATGCGGATCAGAACGACGGTCAAAGCCCAGTCATGATTTATACGCTGATTGACGGGCGCCAAAATGCGCATGTAATTTACGACCGCGATGGCCATCCAAGCGGTGGTGAGTATGGAGTGAAGAACCTTCCGGCTGGCACGGTAGCGCCCGGCCCTAACTTCCATGTGACCTGTACTGATAAGAAGGTTACTGCATCTTTCCCCCGTGGTGTGTACGCCAATTCTTCACCAACGCTTCAATTGCGTACTGTTTCGAAAACCCGTCCTGAGCCAGGTTCTATTATCAAGAACGTAGCTGTCGTTAATGGTAAAGAATACGAAGGTGATGCGGCAGTTCCTTATCAAGGCGGTGAAGGCTACGGCGAAAATGGTGGCTTTACTGTGCTCAAGACCGCCTTGGGTGTGGGGCCTGATCACGAATTCACGTTCCGTTATGAATGCACGCCAAAGCCAGGCGTTGATGCGAAACCCGCAAAGGGCACCTTCACGCTGAAGTCGACGAAAGACTTCCACCTTGGCATGCTAGACAAGGGTCTTGTGTGTGACGTTACCGAAGACGTGAAAGTTATCGATGGTGTTAGCCCAGTAACTACGTGGAAACTTAATGGCAAACCAGTCGATCGTGTTTCATTTGAAACTCGAGCTGGTACCGAAGCATCCGTGCAGGTAGCGGCAACTAACTTCTATCAGAAGCCACCAGCACCGCCGAAACTGGGCACATTCGCCATCAAGAAGGTCCTTAAAGGTAGTGAAAGCGAAAGCTTCAAGGACACTCAGTTCTCCTTCGATTACAACTGTGAAAGCCCCCGCGGCATCATCACCAAGGGCAATACCTCTGTTACCGGCGCGGGCACTGTCACTGTGGATAAAGTTCCCCTCGGCTCCACCTGTACTGTTGTGGAAAAAGATGTTGCGAAAAAAGAAGGCGTGACCTGGGCGCATACCGTGGCGCCTGAAGAAGGCGTCATGGTTATCGACGGTGTAGTTAATGCGATCACCGTGACCAACACTTTCGAGCGCACCCCAGAGCCAGAACCAGAATTGGGTAAGTTCAGCATTAAGAAGGTTCTTGCCGGTGGTGTTGCTGAGCGTTATGGCGAGACCGACTTCGTTTTTGACTACACCTGCGTCGATACGGCAGGGAAGTCTACCAAGAACACTACGACCATTACTGGTCAGGGCGAAAAGGTTATTGATAATATTCCAGTAGGTTCTACGTGCACTGTAGTGGAAAAGGATGTCCCAGCTGAAGAAGGCATTACGTGGACCCACACTGTGGAGCCAACAGCTGGTGTACGCATTGATAAGGATGCTCACCCAGTTGTGACCGTGACCAACACCTTCGAGCGCACCCCAGAGCCAGAACCGGAGTTGGGCACATTCACTGTGCGTAAGCACATCGACGGTAACCTTGGCCACGAGTACAAGGATCAGAAGTTCGACTTTAGCTATACCTGTGGTGAAAAGAACGGTGCTTTCAGCATTACTGGTGCGGGTACCTACACTGTCGAAAATATCCCACTTGGTGTCACCTGTACTGTCGAAGAAGATGCTGTAGAGACTGGGCACGAAGCGAACTGGTCCCACACCGTGGAACCAGCAGCAGGTGTACGCATCGAAAAAGATGCGAACCCAACCGTGGTTGTCACCAACACCTTTAGCGGTGACGCCGCCGTGATGCCTAAGGAGCCGGAATTTGACTGGCGCTGGGTCTATGTTCTTGTGCCAATTATTGCGATCGGCATCGGCTGGGTAGTCAAGAACTTCACCCCGAAGCCACGTGGCGAATGGGCTGCGACTTCCTCCAAGCCGCCAGCACCACGCCCAGAAGACAAGGCGAAGGTTGCAACCGTGGCAAAGAATGCTGAGGTGAAGGCTGCAGAGCCGAAGCTGGCTAATACCGGTGTCAGCGTGCGCGGTGTCATGCTCCTAGCACTGATGAGCATCATTGCAGCTCTTGCTGTGCTCATCGTTGCACGCAGGCGCGCTTTGTAA
- a CDS encoding cory-CC-star protein, translating to MGLVEKFKAVSAALEEFYVSPYRATMVKAQRQEEDLFMMLVFSEALGIPNPASFYTLELLPVIYEDFHDWHCRMGMEHSPLENISCC from the coding sequence ATGGGCTTGGTTGAGAAATTCAAGGCAGTATCAGCTGCGCTGGAAGAATTCTATGTTTCTCCCTATCGGGCGACGATGGTGAAAGCACAGCGCCAGGAAGAAGACCTATTTATGATGCTGGTCTTTTCGGAGGCGTTGGGCATCCCGAATCCTGCGAGCTTTTACACGCTCGAATTACTGCCTGTTATTTATGAGGACTTCCATGACTGGCATTGTCGCATGGGCATGGAGCACTCGCCGCTGGAGAATATTTCATGTTGCTAG
- a CDS encoding metal ABC transporter substrate-binding protein, with amino-acid sequence MKRFNPRAALGAAVAATALLISGCSSANTNTETTTEAAASGNTVHAVATTTQICDYLTHIAAAGLTLEKTDSQGQKTTSGEGDVTLDLTCLLAPNASAHEHEMTPQQMKALGNADLFFVNGVDLEHFLDDAVKASGFKGTMAVTTGVGPSEGDGFTVDLGETTVDVRPWPFAEEGEEAEFTHDPHVWTDPKRASVQVSNIGAVLAKVAPESADTFKKATDAYMKQLDDLDKWVRESINSIPEENRTLFTSHDAFGYFSESYGIKFIGAALSDFNHQQDATAEHIAKAAEQVKTSGAKALFAENSNNDKSIQAIARAAGVKAILDDEALYGDSLGPVGSAGETYIGSIIHNVTTLVKAWDGTVAPLPDSISGSLN; translated from the coding sequence ATGAAACGCTTCAACCCACGTGCAGCCCTCGGAGCCGCCGTCGCAGCAACCGCACTTCTCATCAGCGGCTGCAGTAGCGCAAACACCAACACCGAAACAACAACCGAAGCTGCCGCATCCGGAAACACCGTGCATGCTGTTGCCACCACCACCCAAATCTGCGACTACCTCACCCATATCGCCGCAGCCGGGCTCACCTTGGAAAAGACAGACTCCCAGGGCCAGAAAACAACCAGTGGTGAAGGCGATGTCACCCTAGACCTCACCTGCCTGCTCGCGCCCAACGCATCCGCGCACGAGCACGAAATGACCCCGCAGCAAATGAAAGCACTCGGTAACGCCGACCTATTCTTTGTCAACGGCGTCGACCTTGAGCACTTCCTCGACGACGCCGTCAAAGCCTCCGGCTTTAAAGGCACCATGGCTGTCACCACCGGCGTGGGCCCCAGCGAAGGCGACGGCTTCACCGTTGACCTTGGCGAAACTACAGTAGATGTACGCCCGTGGCCTTTCGCTGAAGAAGGTGAAGAAGCAGAATTCACCCACGACCCACACGTCTGGACTGACCCGAAGCGTGCCTCCGTTCAGGTATCCAATATCGGTGCCGTCTTAGCAAAGGTCGCCCCAGAATCCGCAGACACCTTCAAGAAAGCAACTGATGCTTATATGAAGCAGCTGGATGACCTTGATAAGTGGGTACGCGAATCCATCAACTCCATCCCGGAGGAAAACCGCACCCTGTTTACCTCCCATGACGCATTCGGCTACTTCTCTGAATCGTATGGAATCAAGTTCATCGGTGCCGCCCTGTCTGACTTCAACCACCAGCAAGACGCCACCGCAGAGCACATTGCCAAGGCAGCTGAGCAGGTGAAGACATCCGGTGCGAAGGCACTGTTTGCGGAAAACTCCAACAACGACAAGTCCATCCAAGCAATCGCCCGCGCCGCCGGCGTGAAAGCAATCCTCGATGACGAAGCCCTCTACGGCGACTCCCTCGGACCAGTTGGATCTGCTGGTGAAACCTACATCGGCTCCATCATCCACAACGTCACCACCTTGGTGAAGGCATGGGACGGAACTGTAGCTCCACTCCCAGACTCCATCTCCGGTTCGTTGAACTAA
- a CDS encoding ArsA family ATPase: MLLDAIAEFKIVFFGGKGGVGKTTTAAATAVGLAQQGRKVLLVSTDPAHNLGHLFGQRIGDDGAKLGGVVVREISPEETTREHLDRVGHTLRRMMPEHLHKEVTKHVELAAGSPGTHEAAVLERIAQVIEESDDFDHVIFDTAPSGHTARLMELPELMRAWTDGLLERRAKSQRLSEAVRGLGGVINDPVDQRNREIRSILLRRRERFEHLRQAIQSPECGFFIVLNAERLAVLETAELFAQLRGMNVNVAGLVVNRRSPRDQGAFLAQRAALEEQFVAQLRELVPHRPIAQIPLQAQEISGVEGLVDFAETLASVVFN; encoded by the coding sequence ATGTTGCTAGATGCCATCGCCGAATTCAAGATTGTCTTTTTCGGAGGAAAAGGCGGTGTTGGCAAAACGACAACAGCAGCTGCAACAGCTGTTGGTTTGGCGCAACAGGGACGTAAAGTGCTGCTGGTTTCGACTGATCCTGCCCATAATTTGGGCCACTTGTTCGGCCAGCGCATTGGCGATGATGGGGCGAAATTGGGTGGGGTAGTGGTGCGGGAGATTTCCCCGGAGGAAACCACCCGTGAGCATCTTGATCGCGTGGGGCATACGCTGCGCCGCATGATGCCGGAGCATTTACACAAAGAAGTGACCAAGCATGTGGAGTTGGCGGCTGGTTCGCCGGGAACGCATGAAGCAGCGGTTTTGGAACGCATCGCTCAGGTGATTGAGGAGTCGGATGATTTCGATCATGTGATTTTTGATACTGCGCCTTCCGGTCATACGGCTCGTTTGATGGAGTTGCCGGAGTTGATGCGGGCGTGGACGGATGGTTTGCTGGAACGTCGAGCTAAAAGCCAGCGTTTGAGTGAGGCTGTTCGGGGATTGGGTGGGGTGATTAACGATCCCGTGGATCAGCGGAACCGTGAGATACGTTCGATCTTGTTGCGTCGTCGCGAACGCTTTGAACACCTACGCCAGGCTATTCAGAGCCCAGAATGCGGCTTTTTTATTGTGTTGAACGCTGAGCGTTTGGCGGTGCTGGAGACTGCTGAGTTGTTTGCGCAGCTTAGGGGGATGAATGTGAATGTGGCGGGATTGGTGGTCAATCGCCGTTCGCCACGTGATCAGGGCGCATTTCTCGCGCAGCGCGCTGCGCTGGAGGAGCAGTTTGTGGCACAGTTGCGGGAATTAGTTCCGCATCGACCTATCGCCCAGATTCCTCTGCAAGCACAGGAGATTAGTGGGGTCGAGGGTTTGGTTGATTTTGCAGAAACTTTGGCATCAGTAGTTTTCAACTAA
- a CDS encoding carbon starvation CstA family protein, which yields MNALVLLIIGLAMMLGGYFLYSRYLASKVYQLRVAYHTPAHSMKDGVDYVPTNKYVLWGHHFTSVAGAAPIVGPAIAVIWGWLPAFLWVTIGTVFIAGMHDLGTLWASTRHKGQSIGTLSGRYIGARGRNLFLVVIFLLLLMVVAAFAVVISGLLVNTPTAVIPTWGAIVVALFIGQAIYRFHWNLPIVSVVGVVALYTLIMIGDRYPVVLPEDFLGIGPNGFWILTLFIYGALASLLPVWVLLQPRDYINGLQLFVGLAILYASFIITAPKLVAPMWNQNLPEGTPSMVPLLFVTIACGAISGFHGIVASGTSSKQIDKETDERFVGYFGAIGEGLLALGAILATTAGFRTVAEWEEIYTAFGQGGVKAFVQGGGSLLNAGLGIPTSLSATILATMAVLFAATTMDTGIRLQRMVVQEIAEIIGVKLGALGATVIVTVVALVLTFSAGSDGKGGMLIWPLFGTTNQLMAALSLVIICVILARLRRNFVMIAIPLVFVLVMSVWSLFVQLGKFYKESNWLLLSLDVVILIAALWVCVESVAAMKRATELPKLEFGDRDEEPSAREVSATAS from the coding sequence ATGAACGCATTAGTGCTCTTGATCATTGGCCTTGCCATGATGCTAGGTGGATACTTTCTCTACTCCCGCTACCTTGCCAGCAAGGTCTATCAGCTACGGGTGGCCTATCACACCCCAGCCCACTCCATGAAAGATGGTGTGGACTATGTGCCCACCAACAAATACGTGCTGTGGGGGCACCATTTCACCTCGGTTGCTGGCGCCGCCCCCATCGTGGGCCCAGCAATTGCGGTGATCTGGGGTTGGCTGCCCGCCTTTTTATGGGTGACCATCGGCACCGTTTTCATTGCAGGAATGCATGACTTGGGCACGTTGTGGGCATCAACTCGCCATAAGGGTCAATCGATCGGCACACTGTCCGGCCGCTACATTGGCGCGCGTGGGCGCAACCTGTTCTTGGTGGTCATCTTCTTGCTCCTGCTGATGGTGGTTGCTGCGTTCGCCGTTGTGATTTCCGGTCTTTTGGTCAATACTCCTACCGCAGTGATCCCAACCTGGGGTGCGATTGTAGTGGCATTGTTTATCGGCCAAGCGATTTACCGATTCCACTGGAACCTGCCTATTGTGTCTGTAGTTGGCGTGGTCGCACTTTATACCTTGATCATGATCGGTGACCGCTACCCTGTGGTTTTGCCGGAGGATTTCTTGGGCATTGGGCCGAACGGTTTCTGGATCCTCACCCTGTTTATTTATGGTGCGCTTGCCTCCTTGCTGCCTGTGTGGGTCTTGTTGCAGCCCCGCGACTATATCAACGGTTTGCAGCTGTTTGTTGGCCTGGCAATTTTGTATGCCTCCTTTATTATTACTGCCCCGAAGCTTGTGGCTCCGATGTGGAACCAGAATCTGCCGGAAGGCACCCCTTCGATGGTGCCACTGCTGTTCGTCACTATTGCCTGCGGTGCTATTTCCGGTTTCCACGGCATTGTGGCGTCGGGTACTTCTTCCAAGCAGATTGATAAGGAAACCGATGAACGCTTCGTGGGTTATTTTGGTGCTATTGGCGAAGGCTTGTTGGCTTTGGGTGCGATTCTGGCCACCACTGCTGGTTTCCGTACCGTGGCTGAGTGGGAGGAAATTTACACTGCTTTCGGCCAGGGTGGTGTGAAGGCTTTTGTTCAGGGTGGCGGTTCGCTGTTGAATGCGGGTCTGGGCATTCCGACGTCGTTGTCTGCAACTATCTTGGCTACCATGGCCGTGCTGTTTGCGGCTACCACCATGGATACCGGTATTCGCCTGCAGCGCATGGTGGTGCAGGAAATCGCTGAGATTATTGGCGTGAAGCTTGGGGCTTTGGGCGCGACGGTCATTGTGACGGTGGTGGCGTTGGTGTTGACCTTCTCCGCTGGCTCCGACGGCAAGGGCGGCATGCTCATTTGGCCTCTGTTTGGTACCACCAACCAGCTGATGGCTGCGCTGTCGTTGGTGATTATTTGTGTGATCCTTGCTCGTTTGCGTCGCAACTTTGTGATGATCGCAATTCCACTAGTGTTCGTGCTGGTTATGAGCGTGTGGAGTCTGTTCGTTCAGTTGGGCAAGTTCTACAAGGAATCCAACTGGTTGCTGCTGAGCCTCGATGTGGTGATTTTGATTGCCGCTTTGTGGGTATGCGTGGAATCTGTGGCGGCGATGAAACGCGCCACGGAGTTGCCGAAACTAGAGTTCGGTGACCGCGACGAGGAACCTTCCGCTAGGGAAGTATCCGCGACCGCAAGCTAA